The Nocardioides sp. S-1144 genome includes a region encoding these proteins:
- a CDS encoding ATP-dependent DNA ligase — MDLPVMPPVQPMLAKAVKGVPDPARTVVGGVSGLSFEPKWDGFRCLVFKDGDEVELTSRNTKPLTRYFPELVVAAREQLPERCVLDGEVFVALAQDDGRDRLEFEVLQERIHPADSRVRMLSEKTPASFVAFDLLALDDTSYLDRPFVERRAALVAALGGLDDQDGPCHLTRTTDDPAVAEEWFHQFEGAGLDGVIAKPLGAPYTPNGRTMMKIKHERTADVVVAGYREHKTSTPERPLLGSLLLGLHTEDGLQHVGVSASFTAARRAELIEELQPLVCPIQEHPWGRWQEFLTANPDRVPGTQSRWSQGKDLSFVPLRPERVLEVKYDAMEGRRFRHTAHFKRWRPDREPESCGYEQLEQPVSYDLASVLSAGVPSGGE; from the coding sequence GTGGACCTCCCCGTGATGCCACCCGTCCAGCCGATGCTCGCCAAGGCGGTCAAGGGTGTGCCCGACCCCGCGAGGACCGTCGTCGGCGGGGTCAGCGGCCTCAGCTTCGAGCCGAAGTGGGACGGCTTCCGCTGCCTGGTGTTCAAGGACGGTGACGAGGTCGAGCTCACCAGCCGCAACACCAAACCGCTGACCCGCTACTTCCCCGAGCTCGTGGTGGCCGCCCGCGAGCAGCTGCCCGAGCGGTGCGTGCTCGACGGCGAGGTCTTCGTCGCCCTCGCCCAGGACGACGGCAGGGACCGCCTCGAGTTCGAGGTGCTCCAGGAGCGGATCCACCCCGCCGACTCACGGGTCCGGATGCTGTCGGAGAAGACGCCCGCCAGCTTCGTGGCCTTCGACCTCCTCGCCCTGGACGACACCTCCTACCTCGACCGCCCGTTCGTCGAGCGGCGGGCCGCGCTGGTCGCGGCGCTCGGTGGGCTCGACGACCAGGACGGTCCCTGCCACCTGACCCGCACCACCGACGACCCCGCGGTCGCCGAGGAGTGGTTCCACCAGTTCGAGGGCGCCGGGCTCGACGGCGTGATCGCCAAGCCGCTCGGGGCGCCGTACACGCCGAACGGGCGCACCATGATGAAGATCAAGCACGAGCGCACCGCCGACGTCGTCGTCGCCGGCTACCGCGAGCACAAGACCAGCACGCCCGAGCGGCCGTTGCTGGGCAGCCTGCTGCTCGGGCTGCACACCGAGGACGGGCTGCAGCACGTCGGCGTCAGCGCCAGCTTCACCGCCGCCCGGCGCGCCGAGCTGATCGAGGAGCTCCAGCCGCTGGTCTGCCCGATCCAGGAGCACCCCTGGGGGCGCTGGCAGGAGTTCCTCACCGCCAACCCCGACCGGGTGCCCGGGACGCAGAGCCGGTGGAGCCAGGGCAAGGACCTGTCCTTCGTGCCGCTGCGTCCCGAGCGGGTCCTCGAGGTGAAGTACGACGCCATGGAGGGCCGCCGCTTCCGGCACACGGCACACTTCAAGCGCTGGCGACCCGACCGGGAGCCCGAGTCCTGCGGTTACGAGCAGCTCGAGCAGCCGGTGAGCTACGACCTGGCCAGCGTCCTGTCGGCCGGGGTCCCGTCCGGAGGAGAGTGA